A genomic segment from Halorubrum depositum encodes:
- a CDS encoding BCCT family transporter, whose product MSGSDSGVFDEFREEIDPVVFAFGALLTAGVIVAFFVNEALVTETIGTVYGWVTTYLNWALLVIVFLIVLFLLFLIVGPWGGIKMGDSDPEYSFLSYFAMLYSAGFAAGVVFWGPTEALFYYDNPSPLFGIEGGTAEAVPYAIQQTLFHWALPQLAVFTIMGLAISYFAYNYEDVPLRVSSALTPILGKDNLDGPAAKVVDILAVFATIGGVATSLGFIGSQFIAGLNYQWGIDLGNIGILIVVTTMTLLFTVSMVLGVDKGIRRLSNFNMILFVVLMVATFILGPTLFLLLLGSQAMGGMIADFTSMSLYTGAGSDGGTSWMNSWTVFYWAWALSWSPFAGLFIARISKGRTVREVAFTGIGATSAATIPWFTIVGGTALQYHHTGVADFSAVINNFTPEISGFILFDAFPFGTVFMIAFMVLVTTFFITSADSSTLAVSMMTTGGKARPSNINRVFWGVVLGMTAAILMIIGGEGGTSALQDAVIITGAPFAFVCFLAMLSLIRDFGKHYNQVLFQKDTVLYGSGKDADGPSSPRSAGSDDD is encoded by the coding sequence ATGAGCGGCTCCGATTCGGGCGTGTTCGACGAGTTCCGCGAGGAGATCGATCCGGTCGTCTTCGCGTTCGGTGCGTTGCTGACCGCCGGCGTGATCGTGGCGTTCTTCGTGAATGAGGCGCTCGTCACGGAGACGATCGGGACCGTCTACGGCTGGGTGACAACGTACCTGAACTGGGCGCTGTTGGTGATCGTGTTCCTGATCGTCCTCTTCCTGCTGTTCCTGATCGTCGGGCCGTGGGGAGGGATCAAGATGGGAGACTCGGACCCCGAGTACAGCTTCCTGTCGTACTTCGCGATGCTGTACTCCGCCGGGTTCGCGGCGGGCGTCGTGTTCTGGGGGCCGACCGAGGCGCTGTTCTACTACGATAACCCCTCGCCGCTGTTCGGGATCGAAGGTGGAACGGCCGAGGCGGTTCCGTACGCGATCCAGCAGACGCTGTTCCACTGGGCACTTCCCCAGCTGGCGGTGTTCACGATCATGGGGCTCGCGATCTCCTACTTCGCGTACAACTACGAGGACGTCCCCCTCCGTGTCTCGTCGGCGCTGACGCCGATCCTTGGGAAGGACAACCTCGACGGCCCGGCCGCGAAGGTCGTCGACATCCTCGCCGTCTTCGCGACGATCGGTGGCGTAGCGACGTCGCTCGGGTTCATCGGCAGCCAGTTCATCGCCGGTCTCAACTACCAGTGGGGGATCGACCTCGGGAACATCGGGATCCTCATCGTGGTCACCACGATGACGCTCCTGTTCACCGTCTCGATGGTGCTCGGCGTCGACAAGGGGATCCGCCGACTGTCCAACTTCAACATGATCCTGTTCGTCGTCCTCATGGTGGCGACGTTCATCCTGGGACCGACGCTGTTCCTGCTGTTGCTGGGGTCACAGGCGATGGGCGGAATGATCGCCGACTTCACCTCGATGAGCCTGTACACCGGTGCCGGGAGCGATGGCGGCACGTCGTGGATGAACTCCTGGACGGTGTTCTACTGGGCGTGGGCGCTCTCGTGGTCCCCGTTCGCGGGGCTGTTCATCGCCCGCATCTCCAAGGGACGGACCGTTCGAGAGGTCGCGTTCACGGGCATCGGCGCGACCTCGGCGGCGACCATCCCGTGGTTCACCATCGTCGGCGGCACCGCGCTGCAGTACCACCACACCGGCGTCGCGGACTTCAGCGCCGTCATCAACAACTTCACGCCCGAGATATCGGGCTTCATCCTCTTCGACGCCTTCCCGTTCGGGACGGTGTTCATGATCGCCTTCATGGTCCTGGTCACGACCTTCTTCATCACGTCGGCGGACTCCTCGACGCTGGCCGTCTCGATGATGACCACCGGCGGGAAGGCCAGGCCGTCGAACATCAACCGCGTCTTCTGGGGGGTCGTCCTCGGCATGACCGCCGCCATCCTCATGATCATCGGCGGTGAGGGCGGAACGAGCGCGCTCCAGGACGCGGTCATCATCACCGGTGCGCCGTTCGCGTTCGTCTGCTTCCTCGCGATGCTGTCGCTCATCCGTGACTTCGGGAAACACTACAACCAGGTGCTCTTCCAGAAGGATACCGTGCTGTACGGATCGGGCAAGGACGCCGACGGACCCAGTTCGCCTCGGTCCGCCGGATCGGACGACGACTGA
- a CDS encoding amidohydrolase: protein MSHDARARLSDLRRAFHRHPEPGWREFRTTARVVEELERIGVDEIAVGREALATDERMAVPDDDEIRPWLDRAREAGVSEDLLERTAGGHTGVVATLSQGEGPCIGLRVDLDAISIHESDEPDHRPAAAGFRSEHDGYMHACGHDAHLAIALGTIEAIKESDFEGTLRVFFQPAEEISGGGKAMAESGHLDGVDYLFALHVGLGHPTGEVVAGVEGPLAMAHLTATFEGASAHAGKAPNEGANAMQAAAAAIQNAYGIARHRDGATRVNVGKIEGGSASNVIAEEVTIEAEVRGETTALMTYARTELERVLYAAAELHDCDVAPRVISESPCVDSHPALREVVGNVAWDVDGVERVIPSEEFGVSEDATYLMRRVQESGGLASYLIVGTDHPTSHHTPTFDVDEESLGIGVDLLSEAFVELSRRRP from the coding sequence ATGTCCCACGACGCGCGAGCCAGACTGAGCGACCTCCGGCGGGCGTTCCACCGCCACCCGGAGCCGGGGTGGCGCGAGTTCCGGACGACCGCCCGCGTCGTCGAGGAGCTCGAACGGATCGGCGTCGACGAGATCGCGGTCGGCCGCGAGGCGCTCGCGACGGACGAGCGGATGGCCGTCCCGGACGACGACGAGATCCGGCCGTGGCTCGACCGCGCCCGTGAGGCGGGGGTCAGCGAGGACCTCCTCGAACGGACGGCGGGCGGCCACACGGGCGTCGTCGCGACGCTCTCGCAGGGCGAGGGGCCCTGTATCGGCCTGCGCGTCGATCTGGACGCGATCTCGATCCACGAGTCGGACGAGCCCGACCACCGGCCGGCGGCGGCGGGGTTCCGGTCGGAACACGACGGCTACATGCACGCCTGCGGTCACGACGCGCACCTCGCGATCGCGCTTGGCACGATCGAGGCGATCAAGGAGAGCGACTTCGAGGGGACGCTCAGGGTGTTCTTCCAGCCGGCCGAGGAGATCTCCGGCGGCGGCAAGGCGATGGCCGAGAGCGGCCACCTCGACGGCGTCGACTACCTGTTCGCGCTCCACGTCGGGCTCGGCCACCCGACCGGCGAGGTCGTCGCCGGCGTGGAGGGCCCGCTGGCGATGGCGCACCTGACGGCGACGTTCGAGGGCGCGAGCGCGCACGCGGGGAAGGCGCCCAACGAGGGGGCCAACGCCATGCAGGCCGCCGCGGCCGCGATCCAGAACGCGTACGGGATCGCGCGCCACCGCGACGGGGCGACGCGGGTGAACGTCGGCAAGATCGAGGGCGGCTCCGCGAGCAACGTCATCGCCGAGGAGGTGACGATCGAGGCGGAGGTCCGCGGCGAGACGACCGCGCTGATGACGTACGCGCGCACCGAGCTCGAGCGGGTCCTCTACGCCGCCGCCGAGCTGCACGACTGCGACGTCGCGCCGCGCGTGATCAGCGAGTCGCCGTGCGTCGACAGCCACCCGGCGCTCCGGGAGGTCGTCGGCAACGTCGCGTGGGACGTCGACGGCGTCGAGCGCGTGATTCCGTCCGAGGAGTTCGGCGTGAGCGAAGACGCAACCTACCTGATGCGACGGGTCCAGGAGTCGGGCGGGCTCGCCTCGTACCTCATCGTCGGGACGGACCACCCGACGAGCCACCACACCCCGACGTTCGACGTCGACGAGGAGAGCCTCGGGATCGGCGTCGATCTGCTTTCAGAGGCGTTCGTCGAACTGTCGCGACGGCGGCCGTAG